The nucleotide window TATTTTTCCGTGTTTTTACGGATTGTAATAATCACAGTAACTTATACTGATAACAAGCTTGAATTTATATTATAAAAAACGGAGAAATATGTTTTTTCTCCGTTCTTGTCTAAATGCAGGGGTATTTTCTCCAGTCTCTGCAGATATATCCTGATGTGCAGCAAAGGTTAGGCGGGCAGTTCATGTTTTCATCACACATGATGATTGGAGCGATAAGTCCGCCATCAATTTTCTTAAGATCATTTCTTTTAAGCTTTTTCATATTGATTCTATTTTAGTTATTAGTTGAATAAAGATAACAATATTTCACATAGTAAGGAAGTGAGTTCGTAAAAAATAAGTGCCGCAGAGTAATCTACAGCACTTATTCACAAAAATAATGTATATGAAAAAAAACTATTTTATTGTTCAGTAGGTCTGAAAACCAGTCCTGTTTCTTCAAAATAATCTAAAGTGATTCTGTCTCCATCATTCACATTTCCTGCAAGAATCTCTTTTGATAATTTATTCAATACTTCCTGCTGGATCACTCTTTTCAATGGTCTTGCTCCGAAGGCAGGATCATAACCTTTATCCATCAGATAATCCACTGCGTCCTGAGTGAAAGTCATAATGATGTTTCTTTTAGATAACATTTCATTGAAACCTCTCAACTGGTACTGAACGATTTTTCCGATTTCTTTTTTTCTTAATGGCTGGAACAGTACAATTTCATCAATTCTGTTCAGGAATTCCGGACGAAGGGTTTGTTTAAGAAGATCAAAAACTTCTTCTTTGGTCTTATCCACAATCTCATCCTGGTTTTCCTCCGTAAGATTCTCAAAATTTTCCTGAATCAGGTGTGAACCTAAATTCGAGGTCATAATAATGATTGAATTTTTGAAATTAACCACACGTCCTTTATTATCAGTCAGACGTCCATCATCAAGAACCTGAAGCAAAGTGTTGAAAACATCCGGGTGTGCTTTTTCAATCTCATCCAGCAGTACCACTGAGTAAGGTCTTCTTCTTACCGCTTCAGTCAATTGTCCGCCTTCATCATATCCTACATATCCCGGAGGCGCTCCTACCAATCTTGAAACGCTGTGACGTTCCTGATATTCACTCATATCGATTCTGGTCATATTGTTTTCATCATCGAATAAGAATTCTGCCAGTGCTTTTGCAAGCTCGGTTTTACCCACTCCGGTTGTTCCCAGGAATAGGAAAGATCCGATAGGTTTTTTGTCATCACTCAATCCGGCTCTGTTTCTTCTGATCGCATCTGCAACTGCCTGGATCGCTTCATCCTGTCCAACAACTCTATGGTGGAGTTCAGTCTCCAGATTTAATAATTTATCTCTTTCAGACTGAAGTAATTTGGTTACAGGAATACCTGTCCATTTAGCAATGACTTCAGAAATATTTTCTGCAGTAACCTCCTCTTTGATCAGTTCATTCTGATGATTCTGCATTTCAAGCTCCACTTTGCTGAGCTCTTCTTCCTTTTCACGGAGTTTTCCGTACTGGATCTCCGCTACTTTGGCATAATCTCCGGCTCTGGAAGCTCTTTCTGCTTCCAATTTCAGAGACTCAATATCTTTTTTAATCTGTGTAAGATCTTCACTTTTCTGTTTTTCTTTTAGCCATTTGGCATTGATCTCATTTCTCTGTTCGGATATTTTGGCAATATCTTCTTTAAGGTGATCAATTTTGGTTTGGTTGCCTTCTCTTGAGATAGCAGCCAGCTCAATTTCCATCTGCATCAGTTTTCTGTCCAATACGTCCAGTTCTTCAGGCTTTGAATTGATTTCCATTCTCAGTTTAGCCGAAGCCTCATCAATAAGGTCGATGGCTTTATCCGGTAAAAAACGGTCTGAAATATATCTTTGAGACATTTCCACAGCGGCAATAATTGCCTCATCTTTGATTCTTACTTTGTGGTGAGCCTCATATTTATCTTTAATACCACGAAGGATAGAAATTGCAGATTCAGTATCTGGTTCTTCCACCATCACTTTCTGGAAACGTCTTTCTAACGCTTTGTCCTTTTCAAAATACTTTTGATATTCGTTCAAGGTTGTTGCCCCAATGGCTCTTAATTCTCCTCTTGCCAGAGCGGGTTTTAAGATGTTGGCTGCATCCATGGCTCCTTCACCACCTCCGGCACCAACCAATGTGTGAATCTCGTCAATGAAAAGAATAATCTGACCATCCGATTTGATAACCTCGTTGACAACCGATTTCAGACGCTCTTCAAATTCACCTTTATATTTTGCTCCGGCGATCAAAGCTCCCATATCCAATGAATATAATGTTTTATCCATAAGGTTTTCAGGAACATCACCGCTGATAATTCTATGAGCGATTCCCTCAGCAATCGCTGTTTTACCTACACCCGGCTCCCCGATAAGAATCGGATTATTTTTGGTTCTTCTTGAAAGGATCTGCAGAACTCTTCTGATTTCTTCATCACGCCCGATAACAGGATCCAGCTTGCCTTCTGCTGCTAATTCGTTAAAGTTCTTAGCATATTTGTTTAAGGATTGATACGTTTCTTCCGAACTTGCAGAAGTCGCTTTGCTTCCTTTTCTTAATTCTTTGATAGCACCTTCCAGGAGATTTTTGGTTACACCCATATCTTTCAACATTTTGGATACTTCTGAAGTGGTTTCCAGAAGTGATAGCCATAAATGCTCAATCGTTACATATTCATCACCCATTTTCTTGGCAATATTGGGTGCGTCCAGCAATACTTTGTTGGCAGGTTGTGAAAGATAAATATTTCCTCCCTGTACTTTAGGAAGCTTTTCTAAGTTTTCACGATTGCGCTCTCTTACTAATGCAGCATCTGCTTCAGACTTTTTTAATAAGAAAGGCGAAATATTTTCATCTACCTGAAAAATTCCTTCAAGGAGATGTTGGGGTTCAATGCTTTGGTTGCCAAATTCCATCGCAACCTGTTGCGCTGCCTGGATGGCTTCCTGTGATTTTACAGTATATTGGTTTAAGTTCATATTTTATATATTTTTGGTAATGATTCGTTTAAAGTTTAGTTTTTAAAAAACATCAAGAAACCAAATTCTGAGGCTCAGTTTCTTAATGCCAATCAATTATTTAATCATTTAATCGATGACTGTATCGCAAAAACTGTTCAATTATTAAATTTACAAAAAATATAGACAAAATTTCCGGATTTTGCATTTTTAACGGAAATTTAACTTGACAAAATTTCCGATTTCGTAATTATTTATTTAAAATCTATGAACAAATAGTCATATTATAATTATAGCAGCTAACAACAGAAGGTAAATGCACGGATTGAATTGGTTCGGATGGATTAATCTTTTATGATCAAAAAACAAGCAGTTTAATTCAGAATAATTACTTTTGCATTTTACCAGATGGAACTAAAAGAAAAACAGAGAAAAATACTAGATGTAGCAGTAGAGCTTTTCAAAGAAAAAGGCTATATGGGAAGCTCGGTAAGAGATCTGGCTACTAAACTCAATATTAAAGCAGCTTCATTGTATGCGCATATCCGTTCAAAGGAAGAAATTTTGGAATGGATTTGTTTTGGTATTGCCCAGGATTTTTTTGATGAGCTTCAGGAAGTAAAAAATACAGATGTAGCTCCAAGGGAAAAATTGAATTTATTGCTGGACAGGCACCTTTCCGTAGTTCTTAAAAACCGTGACGTTACCCATATTTATTCCAATGAATGGAAGCATCTTGAAGAAAGGCTTCCCGAATTTGTTGAATTGAGAAAAAATTATCAGCAGGAGGTTGAAGAGCTGATTTCTGAAATTTATAAAGCTGAAAACTGGGAACTGAAATCTCCGTCGTTTACCACAAGATTTATCCTTCATACTTTAAATAACTCCTATTTCTGGTTCAAAAGAAGTAGTGATTCCACGGATGAAATCACAGATGAAATAAGGGAAAAGATTCTTTTCGGCCTGTTGGGAAACCAACATTCATAGGTCTTGACAAGAAGAATTATTAATACATTTTACATTATACTTTTTACAACAAAAAGCATTTGAGCTTTTATTTTTTTATTTAGAATCATTCAAAATATGACAAAAGTCATAAAAATTTTGCCAGCTTCCAAAATCTTTTTAAATTTACACCTAACAAATGTTAGTTAGTTTTATGGATTTTTCAGTTGAATATCTGAAGCTGGATCAGTTGAGACAGCTTCAATCCGACCGGTTGATCAGCCTGATCAGCTATTTGGGGGAGAAGTCGGAATTTTATAAAAAGAAATTTGATGAACTGCAAATATCTCCACAGGATATAAGGTCGATTGAGGATATCACGAAACTTCCCATTACTTACAAACAGGATTTAAGAGATAACTATCCATTCGGATTATTTACCGTTCCTAAAAGCGAGCTTCAGCGTATTCATTGCTCAAGCGGAACGACAGGAAAACCGACTGTGGTAGGATATACCAAAGAAGATGTTGATCTTTTCAGTGAAGTAGTGGCAAGATCATTGAATGCTGCTGGTGCCAAGCCGGGAATGCAGTTACATAATGCTTACGGTTACGGGATTTTTACCGGTGGATTAGGACTTCATTATGGAGCAGAAATGCTGGGAATGAGTGTTCTTCCTATTTCCGGTGGAATGACGGCAAGACAGGTGGATCTGATTGTGGATTTTAAGCCGGAAGTAATCTGCTGCTCGCCATCATATGCTTTAACGATTGCGGATGAATTTGCAAAAAGAGGAATTTCAGCAGATGAAATCAGTCTTAAATATGCTGTTTTAGGTTCAGAGCCGTGGACTGAAATTATCAGAGGGCACATCGAAGAAAGATTAGGAGTTCATGCAACCAATATCTACGGATTGAGTGAAATTATCGGACCTGGAGTTTCCATGGAGGATTTTGAGGAAAAAGGCGGAGCTTATATCTGGGAAGATCATTTCTATCCTGAAATTTTAGATCCGATCACGAAGCATCCTGTTCCTTTCGGAGAAGAAGGGGTATTGGTGATTACAACATTAACAAAAAAAGCAATGCCGCTTTTGCGTTACTGGACCAATGATATTACAAGTCTTTACTATGACGAAAATGCTAAAAGGACAATGGTGAAAATGAAACCCATTGTTGGAAGGGCAGATGATATGCTGATTGTAAGAGGAGTAAATGTTTATCCAAGTCAGATTGAAGATGCTTTCTCCTATGTAAAAGGAGTGGTTCCTAACTATTATCTGACGCCTGTAGAAAAAGAGCACATGTGCATCGCTTTGGATATTGATGTTGAAATAGATGATGACCTGGTGAAATCTCAGAAAATAGAAGCCAATACCGATGATTATTTTAATTTTGTCGGGAATTTTGGAAAAAACATAGAAAACGAAATAAAAAAACGGGTAGGCATCACTACAAAAGTGAAAGTTCATGCCCAGGACAGCCTGCCAAAGTGCGAAGGTGGAAAAATTAACAGAATACTAAAAAAATAATGAATTCATTTTATAAACTTAAAACAGTTAAGGTTCAGAAAGACACTCCCGATGCAGTAAATGTAGCGGTGGAAATTCCTGAAGAGCTGAAAGATAAGTTCAGGTTCAAACAGGGGCAGTACCTGAATTTCCGGATGATGATCAACGGGAATGAGGAAAGACGTTCTTATTCTATCTGTAATGCGCCCAGTGAAAAAAGCAATACACTGGAAGTATTGGTGAAATTGCTTGAAGGCGGAAAAGTATCAGGCTATTTCAATGAGCATCTTCATATGGATGAAGTATTGGAAGTAATGCCTCCGATGGGTGGTTTCAATACATCTTATCATCCGACAAATGTGAAAACCTATGTTGGATTGGCAGCAGGAAGCGGAATCACTCCTGTTTTATCCAATATTAAAGAAAGTCTTTATCAGGAACCTAACAGTAATGCATATCTGTTCTATAGCAACAGAAGTATGAATCATGTTTTAAGAAAAGCTGAAATTGATAAGCTGGTAGAACAGTTCAACGGAAGGCTTAAAGTAGTTTACCTGGTAAGCCGTGAAAAGCACGAAGATCCTGTTTTCGAAGGAAGGATTTCTGCTGAAAAACTGGAGCAGTTATTTGAAAGATATGCAGATATTGATGTAAGAGAAGCAACTTATTTCATCTGCGGACCTTCAGAAATGATCAAAGGAATTGCGGATTATCTGAAAAAAGATAAAAAGGTTCCTGCTATCCAGGTATTGTTTGAATATTTCACCGCTCCGGATGAAGAAAATACGGAGGAAATGAGTGAAGAATTCAAAGCCATTGCCAATATTGAAAGTATGGTAACGGTAATCATTGATGATGATGAATATTCATTCCACCTTAATTCCAAAAAAGAGAGTATCTTAGATAAAGCATTGAAAGACAATCTTCCTGTACCTTTTGCATGTAAAGGAGGCGTTTGTTGTACGTGTAAAGCACAAGTTCTGGAAGGAGAAGTTTTCATGGAGAAAAACTATGCGCTTACCGAAGAAGAAGTAGCCAGAGGCTATGTTCTTACCTGTCAATGTCACCCGACAACGAATGTGGTGATGCTTAATTATGATGTTTAATTCAATTTGAAAATGTGCTAATTTGGAAATTTGAAAATGAGTAATAACTTATTCTCAGTTTCTCAAAATAATTTTCAAATTAACTAATTCTCAAATTTTCAAATTAAAAAATTATGGACTTAGAAAAATTTGTTCAATACGTTCACGAAGAAAATAAAGTAGAGCCAAAAGATGTAATGCCTGATGATTACAGGAAATTATTGGTTCGTCAGATTTCACAGCACGCCCATTCTGAAATTGTGGGAATGCTGCCGGAAGCCAACTGGATCTCCAGAGCCCCTTCATTGAGAAGAAAAATGGCTCTCTTGGCGAAAGTTCAGGATGAGGCAGGTCATGGTTTATACCTTTACTCTGCTACTGAAACTCTAGGAGACGGAAGTATCAGGGCAGACAGAGATGCTACTTATGATGATATGCTGGAAGGAAAAGCAAAGTACTCAAGTATCTTCAATTATCCTACCCTAAGCTGGGCAGATATAGGAGCTATCGGTTGGCTGGTAGACGGAGCTGCCATTATGAACCAGGTAATGCTGATGGGAAATTCTTATGGCCCGTATTCAAGAGCGATGGTGAAGATCTGTAAAGAAGAATCTTTCCACCAAAGACAGGGATATGAGATCCTGATGGCACTTTGCCGTGGTACAAAACAGCAGAAAGAAATGGCTCAGGCTTCATTAAACCGTTTCTGGTGGCCGGCTCTGATGATGTTCGGACCTAATGATGACAGCTCACCAAACTCTAAAATTTCTATGAATTACAGAGTAAAAAGAGAAAGTAACGACAGTCTTCGTCAGAGATTTATCGACGTTACCGTTCCTCAGGCTGAATTTTTAGGATTAACTATTCCTGATAAAGATCTGAAATGGAATGAGGAAAGACAGCATTACGATTTCGGGGAACTTCCTTGGGACGAATTCATGGAAATTTTGAAAGGAAACGGACCTTGTAACAAGAAGCGTATCGAGACGAAGAGAAAAGCTCAGAGAGAGAATGCTTGGGTAAAAGAAGCCGCAGTAGCTTTTGCGGAGAAACAACAAAAAGAAGTAATATAATAATGTAACAATATACCAATGTAGAAATGTAACAATCATTGTTATGCTGAGCTTGTCGAAGCATCTCATTGTTAAATTGGTACATTGATACATTGTTAAATTAATTTGACTATGGCAAATTTAGATATGTGGGAAGTGTTTATTCAGACTAAACCGGGATTATCCCACAAACACGTTGGAATTGTGCAGGCACCAACAGCAGAAATGGCTTTGCAGAACGCAAGAGACGTTTATACAAGAAGAAAAGAAGGGACTTCTGTTTGGGTTGTTCCAAGCAAATATATTGTGACTTCGGAAGGAGTGGATAAAGAAGCTTTCTTTGATCCGGCAGACGATAAACTATACCGTCATCCAACTTTCTACGAGATTCCAAACGATGTAAAAAATATGTAAAAACGCTAATGGCTATTAGCTGCTTGCAATTTGCTAAAAGCTATATGCCAAAAGCCAAAAGCTAAAATAATGAACCCATTATATAATTATTTATTAAAACTAGCAGATGACAGTTTCATTATGGGGCAACGTCTGTCTGAATGGTGCGGTGAAGGTCCTTACTTAGAGGAAGATATTGCATTGACGAATATTGCATTGGATGAGCTGGGACAAGCGAATAACTTTTATGTTTATGCTTCAAGAGTGATTGATAACGGTAAAAGTGAAGATGATATTGCGTTTTTAAGATATGAGCACGAATATCTGAACGCCCACTGGACAGAACTTCCCAATGAAGATTATGCCCAAACCATTCTGAAAGTTTATGTTTTTGCAGTATATCAGAAACTGATGTATGAAGCATTATCAAACTCTGCTAATGAAGAATTGAGCGCCATAGCCCAGAAATCATTAAAAGAAGTAAGATATCATTATACGCACGCCGCATCATGGATGAAAATCTTTGCCCAGGGAACAGAAGAAAGTAAGTCCCGTTTAGTAAAAGCTGTTGAAAATATCTGGGAATATACAAAAGGTCTTTTTGCGAAAACAGAAGGAGAGGAAGACTTGGTAGCTTTGAATATTGCTCCGGATACAGATGTCCTTTATGGAGAATTCCTTGCGATTACAAAGAAAGATTTTGTAGATTTCGGTTTAGAATATCCGCAGAATCCTTTCATGCAGCCAAAATCCAGAACAGGATATCACACGGAATATTTCGGATATATCCTTTGTGAGCTTCAGTATATGCAGAGAGCATATCCTGGATGTACTTGGTAAAAAGTCATGAAAAAATTGCTTCTGGGAATATTGGCTTTTTTTCTTGCGGTCTATGTGATATTATGTATTGGTCTTTATTTCTATCAGGAGAAAATTATTTTTTATCCGGAAAAGCTGCCGGATAATTACAAATTTAAATTTGATAATGATTTTGAAGAAGTAACGATCAGAACAAAAGATAATAAGAATTTAAATGCTGTATTATTTAAAGCACAAAATCCAAAAGGAGTCATCTTATATCTTCATGGAAACGGAGGGTCAATAAAGGGCTGGGGAGAAGTAGCTCAGTTATACAGAAGTATGAACTATGATACGTTTATACTTGATTACCGGGGCTATGGAAAAAGTGAAGATAAAATTAGCAGTAAAGATCAGATTTTTTCGGATGTTGATGCTGCGTATAAAGAACTTTTGAAACGATATCCGGAGAATAGGATTATTATTTTAGGATATTCTGTAGGAACAGGACTGGCTGCAAAACTGGCGTCAGAGCATCAAGCAAAATTGCTTATTTTACAGGCTCCATATTATAGCACAGAAGATGAAATGAGCCAGAAATTTTCATTTCTTCCGAGATTTTTACTGAAATATAATTTTGAAACCGGTAAATATTTAGAAACAGTTAAGTCACCGATAATTATTTTTCATGGCGATAAAGATGAGGTTATTAATTACAAGGCATCTTTAAAACTTAAGAATAATTTTAAAAAAGATGATAGCCTGATTATATTAAAAGATCAGTATCACAACGGCATAACAGATAATTTAGATTATCAGAAAGCAATGAAAATAATTCTTGATTCTGATAAAAAATAAAATATGAATCAGCTTTTAGATTTATTAAAAACAATCCCAGATCCGGAAATTCCGGTAATCAACATTGTAGAATTGGGAATTGTAAGAGATGCAAAGGTTACAGGTGAAAACACCTGTGAAGTGATCATTACTCCTACTTATTCTGCCTGTCCTGCTATGTTTACCATCGAAGAGGATATTATCAAAATGATGAAAGAAAATGGATGGGAAGCAAAAGTAGTAACCAAAATGTTTCCGATCTGGACAACAGACTGGTTAACAGATGAAGCGAGAGAAAAACTCCGTGCGTACGGAATCACTCCTCCCGAAAAAGGAGCAGACGAACATCACATCGGGAAACCGAAAAAATGTCCACGCTGTGGTTCTGAGAATACCAAGCAGATCAGCAGATTCGGGTCTACTTTGTGTAAGGCCTCGTATCAATGTTTAGACTGCCTGGAGCCTTTTGATTATTTTAAATGTCATTAATAATGCGATAACTGTAAACAATGAATTAACCATAGCCCATCAATAAAATTGACGAATATGCAGAGCATAACGATGGTATTGCTAGATTGTTAAAATCTTAGGTGGTTACATGAATTTATATTGTTAAATTAGTGCATTGTTAAATAATAAATTAATAAAAACTATGTATACACAACTCGATATTGAAACGCATTTTGACGGGAAGCTTAAAATCGCATATCTTAATCAACCGGAAACCATGAATGCCCTTACCAAGCCGGCTTTAGCGGATCTTAGAGATTTTGTCAAAGAATGCAGTGAAGACGAAACCGTAAGATGTGTTGCTATTTCCGGAAGAGGAAGAGCGTTCTGCTCAGGTCAGAATCTGGATGAAGCTTTTGTGGTAGGCAAAGAACATCACGATCATGACATCATCAGAAAAATTGTGGTCGATTATTATAATCCACTGGTTTTGGAAGTTACCCGTTGCAAAAAGCCGGTTATTGCTTTAGTCAATGGTCCTGCAGTAGGAGCTGGAGCGATGTTGGCATTGATCTCTGATTTCGTTTTAGCAAATGAAAAAGCATATTTTGCTCAGGCATTTTCAAATATCGGTTTGATTCCTGATACCGGAGGAACTTACTTCTTACCTAAACTTTTAGGCAGACAATTGGCTAATTATTTAGCATTTACAGGTAAAAAATTATCTGCAGAAGAATCCAAATCTTATGGCCTTGTAGCGGAAGTTTTCAGTGAAGAAGAATTTGTTCCAAAATCTATGGAAATCCTTGAAAGAATGGCAAACATGCCGACAGCAGCCATAAAGCTTACGAAAAAAGCATTTGCCCATTCTTATAACAATACATTGAAAGAACAACTGGAACTGGAAGGTGATCTTCAGCAGGAAGCTGCAGAAACAGAAGACTTTATTGAAGGTGTAAACGCCTTTTTACAGAAAAGAAAACCTAATTATAAAGGAAAATAATTAATTTGAAAATGAGTTAATTTGAGAATTTGAAAATGAGGAATGACAAAGAAAATATTATTGTAAATAAGACTTTTGATTTTGCACTCAATATCATTGAATTTTCAGAATATTTATACGATGCGAAAAAAATTCCTTTGGCAAATCAAATTTTTAAATCAGGAACTTCAATTGGAGCGAATGTAAGAGAAGCTCAAAATGCAGAAAGTAAGGCAGATTTTATTCATAAATTAAAAATTGCAGCTAAAGAGTATTGGCTTTTGCTGTGCTTAAAGTCTCCATATTTGAAATCTCCAAACGAAAAATTACTATCTGATTTAAAAGAAATTTTATTAATCCTGTCTAAAATTATTTCAAGTTCAAAATTAAGTAATTTTCAAATTAACTCATTTTCAAATTTTCAAATTTAAAATATGAATGTAGGAATTATCGGTGCCGGAACAATGGGAATCGGCATTGCACAGGTAGCCGCAACGAACGGATGCAAAGTATGGGTGTATGACGCCAATGCAAAACAAGTAGAAACGGCCACGGTAGGTTTGGAAAAAACATTGACCAAATTGGTGGATAAACAAAAAATTTCAGCGGAGAAAATGACTGAAATTTTAGCCAACATTTCCATTGCTACAGAACTGAGAGATTTCAAAGATTGTGAGCTGATTATTGAAGCCATTATCGAAAACAAAGAGATCAAGACAAAAGTTTTTACAGAGCTTGAAAATTATGTTTCAGAAAGCTGTATTCTTAGTTCCAATACCTCATCTATCTCTATCACCTCTCTGGGTGCAGAACTAAAGAAACCGGAGCGTTTCATCGGAATTCACTTTTTCAATCCGGCTCCGTTTATGCCTTTAGTGGAAGTTATTCCATCCTTATTAACAGAAAAAACATTAGCAGAAAAAATCTACAACCTCATGAAAGAATGGGGGAAGACTCCTGTTATTGCCAAAGATATTCCCGGATTCATCGTCAACAGAATTGCCAGACCTTATTATGGGGAAGGCTTGAGAATTGTTGAAGAAAATATTGCAACACCGGAACAGGTAGATGATGCCATGAAAACTTTAGGAAACTTCAAAATGGGACCTTTCGAATTGATGGATCTTATCGGAGTGGATGTAAATTTTGCTGTAACAACAACTGTTTACAAAGACTATTTCTACGATCCGAAATACAAACCATCCTTACTTCAGCAAAGAATGTCTGAAGCCAAACTTCACGGCAGAAAAACAGGAAAAGGCTTCTACGATTACAGTGAAGGAGCAGAAAAACCTGTTGCTCAGAAAGACGATGCTTTATACCAGCAGATCTTTTTAAGAATCATTTCCATGTTGATTAATGAGGCTGTT belongs to Chryseobacterium gleum and includes:
- a CDS encoding enoyl-CoA hydratase/isomerase family protein, which encodes MYTQLDIETHFDGKLKIAYLNQPETMNALTKPALADLRDFVKECSEDETVRCVAISGRGRAFCSGQNLDEAFVVGKEHHDHDIIRKIVVDYYNPLVLEVTRCKKPVIALVNGPAVGAGAMLALISDFVLANEKAYFAQAFSNIGLIPDTGGTYFLPKLLGRQLANYLAFTGKKLSAEESKSYGLVAEVFSEEEFVPKSMEILERMANMPTAAIKLTKKAFAHSYNNTLKEQLELEGDLQQEAAETEDFIEGVNAFLQKRKPNYKGK
- a CDS encoding four helix bundle protein, encoding MRNDKENIIVNKTFDFALNIIEFSEYLYDAKKIPLANQIFKSGTSIGANVREAQNAESKADFIHKLKIAAKEYWLLLCLKSPYLKSPNEKLLSDLKEILLILSKIISSSKLSNFQINSFSNFQI
- a CDS encoding 3-hydroxyacyl-CoA dehydrogenase NAD-binding domain-containing protein; this encodes MNVGIIGAGTMGIGIAQVAATNGCKVWVYDANAKQVETATVGLEKTLTKLVDKQKISAEKMTEILANISIATELRDFKDCELIIEAIIENKEIKTKVFTELENYVSESCILSSNTSSISITSLGAELKKPERFIGIHFFNPAPFMPLVEVIPSLLTEKTLAEKIYNLMKEWGKTPVIAKDIPGFIVNRIARPYYGEGLRIVEENIATPEQVDDAMKTLGNFKMGPFELMDLIGVDVNFAVTTTVYKDYFYDPKYKPSLLQQRMSEAKLHGRKTGKGFYDYSEGAEKPVAQKDDALYQQIFLRIISMLINEAVEAKRLGVANDEDIELAMQKGVNYPKGLLSWGKEIGYAKISETLQNLYEEYQEERYRQSPLLKKM